A window from Gottschalkiaceae bacterium SANA encodes these proteins:
- a CDS encoding TIGR03905 family TSCPD domain-containing protein — translation MTTIATQGVCSRAIEFDVQDDIVKSVNFIGGCPGSLIGISELVKDKPVDFVIEKLEGIRCGGKLTSCPDQFAKALKAQR, via the coding sequence ATGACAACAATAGCAACACAAGGCGTTTGCTCCCGAGCCATTGAGTTTGATGTGCAAGATGACATCGTAAAATCTGTTAACTTTATTGGCGGCTGTCCTGGTAGCCTAATTGGAATCTCTGAATTGGTCAAGGACAAACCTGTCGATTTCGTTATTGAAAAATTAGAAGGGATTCGATGTGGCGGTAAACTCACATCATGCCCCGATCAATTTGCCAAAGCATTAAAGGCACAACGATAA
- a CDS encoding helix-turn-helix domain-containing protein has translation MKKNRSIQDLELYIEQFSLQQVLLPDLRKRIEIHQFESNELICLQDTPVHFLYFLVDGELDISSGNEDGATITITQISPLASIGAMEYFSQVTYCQTVISHTESYLIAIPIEIVQEYLSKNLAFHQLLCKHLSERKIDSSKKYAQTLLYPAKARLLIVLSKLADENGLVSAYKSQDLADSLSISTRHLRRLLSQCESENLLKRHGRGLVLNRKSIKRTQVLL, from the coding sequence ATGAAGAAAAATCGTTCTATTCAAGATTTGGAATTATACATTGAACAATTTTCTCTGCAACAAGTTCTCTTGCCTGACTTGAGAAAAAGAATCGAGATTCATCAATTCGAGTCCAATGAATTGATTTGCCTACAGGATACGCCCGTCCATTTTTTATATTTTCTTGTAGATGGAGAGCTCGATATTTCCTCTGGCAATGAAGACGGGGCAACCATTACGATTACGCAGATTTCCCCCTTGGCTTCCATTGGAGCGATGGAATACTTTTCTCAAGTGACGTATTGCCAGACCGTCATTTCCCATACAGAATCATATCTAATCGCGATTCCTATAGAGATCGTCCAGGAATACCTATCGAAAAATCTAGCCTTTCATCAATTGCTTTGCAAGCACCTTAGCGAACGAAAAATTGATTCCTCAAAAAAGTATGCTCAAACCCTCTTGTACCCAGCAAAGGCACGCTTGTTAATTGTTTTATCAAAACTTGCTGATGAAAATGGTCTTGTTTCTGCTTATAAAAGCCAAGATCTCGCAGACTCCTTAAGCATTTCAACTAGGCACCTGAGACGTCTCTTGTCTCAGTGTGAGTCAGAAAATCTCTTAAAACGCCATGGACGTGGGCTTGTTCTTAATAGAAAATCAATCAAGCGGACACAGGTCCTCCTATAG
- the deoD_3 gene encoding purine-nucleoside phosphorylase, which produces MATVHIGAEKGDIAKTVLMPGDPLRAKFVADHYLTEVTLFNDVRNMLGYTGYYKGHRVSVMGSGMGMCSMGIYCYELYKFYDVENIIRIGSTGAYDPHLKVYDLVIAESAYSESTYALAQCGKDRDFTYPSKNLNDQMIEIAHQGGHNPVVAPIHTHDTFYVENTAEHFSEKFKKYGCVCVEDESFALFHNAEILGKQAATILTVSNNLVDNTSIDSDKRQNALTAMMEIALETAINL; this is translated from the coding sequence ATGGCAACCGTTCATATTGGTGCAGAAAAAGGGGATATCGCAAAAACTGTTTTGATGCCTGGCGATCCACTTCGTGCTAAATTTGTCGCAGATCACTATTTAACAGAGGTTACTTTATTTAATGACGTACGAAATATGCTAGGATATACGGGCTATTACAAAGGCCATCGCGTTTCGGTAATGGGTTCCGGCATGGGCATGTGCTCAATGGGGATCTATTGTTACGAGCTCTATAAATTCTATGATGTAGAAAACATCATTCGAATCGGAAGCACAGGTGCATATGATCCTCACTTAAAGGTGTATGACCTGGTCATTGCAGAAAGCGCCTATTCAGAATCCACCTATGCCCTGGCACAATGCGGCAAGGATCGAGACTTTACCTATCCGTCAAAGAATCTGAATGACCAAATGATTGAAATCGCCCATCAAGGTGGTCACAATCCGGTTGTCGCACCGATCCATACCCACGACACCTTCTATGTGGAGAATACAGCGGAACATTTCAGTGAAAAGTTCAAAAAATATGGTTGTGTTTGCGTGGAAGACGAAAGTTTTGCTTTGTTCCACAATGCAGAAATACTGGGTAAGCAAGCTGCAACCATCCTAACCGTATCCAACAACTTGGTTGACAACACTTCAATCGACTCTGACAAGCGTCAAAACGCCTTAACGGCAATGATGGAAATTGCCCTTGAAACCGCGATTAACCTATAG
- a CDS encoding metallophosphoesterase, giving the protein MKKKLIKIVIFLLVLSAFAWTQNEWIQVTNLNYESNNLPDHFDKYKILQISDLHNHRFGSKQNRLLKSIETISPDLIVVTGDLIDRRRYDLEPIRELLANFPKLPTYYVSGNHEIWSANYAEVKSLIEVNGWNVLENETAIISRGEDSIQLIGLMDPASRDQGDIQSHVTQKLNAIPLNHEDFTILLSHRPNPFEVYANYPIDLVFSGHAHGGQFRLPFLGGFIAPDQGLFPTYTEGAHTLKQTTMIVSRGLGNSIIPLRVFNRPELLVVTLEKK; this is encoded by the coding sequence ATGAAGAAAAAGCTGATAAAAATTGTTATTTTTCTGCTCGTTCTATCCGCTTTCGCTTGGACACAGAATGAGTGGATTCAAGTTACCAACCTAAACTATGAATCCAATAATCTTCCAGATCATTTCGACAAATATAAAATTCTGCAAATTAGCGACTTGCATAATCATCGATTTGGCTCCAAACAAAATCGATTGCTGAAATCAATTGAAACCATCTCCCCCGATTTGATCGTGGTGACTGGTGACCTGATAGATCGAAGACGGTACGATCTTGAACCGATTCGGGAACTTCTTGCCAATTTTCCAAAGTTGCCAACCTATTATGTCTCCGGCAACCACGAAATTTGGAGCGCTAACTACGCAGAAGTTAAATCTCTGATCGAAGTTAACGGTTGGAATGTCCTAGAAAATGAGACCGCAATTATCAGCCGTGGAGAAGATTCGATCCAACTGATCGGATTGATGGACCCTGCCTCTAGAGATCAAGGCGACATTCAATCACATGTTACTCAAAAGCTAAATGCCATTCCTCTTAATCATGAAGACTTCACCATTCTTTTGTCCCATCGTCCCAATCCCTTTGAAGTCTATGCCAACTACCCTATCGATCTGGTCTTTTCCGGTCATGCCCATGGTGGTCAGTTCAGGCTACCTTTCCTCGGTGGATTCATTGCTCCAGATCAAGGACTATTCCCAACCTACACGGAGGGTGCACATACTTTGAAACAAACCACGATGATCGTTAGCCGCGGACTCGGAAATAGCATTATTCCTCTGCGGGTTTTCAACCGACCCGAGTTGCTTGTTGTTACCCTAGAAAAAAAATAA
- the typA gene encoding translational GTPase TypA produces the protein MKSNDKIRNIAIIAHVDHGKTTLVDELLKQSGAYRTNEAIVERAMDSNALEKERGITILSKNTAVLYNDVKINIVDTPGHADFGGEVERVLKMVDSVILLVDAFEGPMPQTRFVLKNALALELPVIVCVNKIDRPDARPEAVIDEVYDLFITLDANDEQIEFPIVYTSAKNGTGSLTPDGEQKDLKVLFDQIIEHMPAPEADTEAPVQVLISTIDYNPYVGRIGIGKIERGILNVGDETIIVNKENDQSKKVRITKLFTFDGLKRIPVQTTTAGDIIALAGIEDLQIGDTVCDPRDPSPLDFVKISEPTLSMVFSVNNSPFAGRDGKYVTSRQVRDRLMKQLNTDVSLRVEETEATDAFKVFGRGELHLSILIETMRREGYEFMISKPQVVIKEINGKKHEPIEHVTVDLPNEYAGSVIERLGRRKGELVNLLPVGDDYTRLEFQIPARGLIGYRSQFMTDTKGTGVMNSIFDGYEPFKGEIPHRDTGSLVATEPGVSVTYALYNLQDRGVLFIGAGEDVYEGMVVGQSNRPENIEVNVCKRKKLTSVRSVQADEKQIMVPPVKLSLEGVMEYLGDDELIEITPKVYRLRKKFLNRDERKRANR, from the coding sequence ATGAAAAGTAACGATAAAATTCGCAATATCGCCATCATCGCTCACGTCGATCATGGCAAAACGACATTAGTCGATGAATTACTGAAACAGAGTGGCGCCTATAGAACCAATGAAGCCATTGTTGAACGAGCAATGGATTCAAACGCCTTAGAAAAAGAACGTGGAATCACTATCCTATCAAAAAACACAGCAGTCTTATACAATGACGTAAAAATAAATATTGTCGACACACCCGGCCATGCCGACTTCGGTGGTGAAGTTGAACGTGTATTGAAAATGGTAGACAGCGTGATCCTTTTAGTTGATGCTTTTGAAGGACCCATGCCGCAAACGCGTTTTGTATTGAAAAACGCTTTGGCTTTGGAATTACCTGTCATCGTCTGTGTCAACAAAATTGATCGACCAGACGCGCGTCCCGAGGCTGTTATTGATGAAGTCTATGACCTATTTATCACACTAGACGCCAATGATGAACAGATTGAATTCCCTATCGTTTATACATCGGCTAAAAATGGTACCGGCAGCTTAACGCCCGATGGCGAACAAAAAGACTTAAAAGTTCTCTTTGATCAAATCATCGAACATATGCCTGCTCCCGAAGCCGATACAGAAGCGCCCGTACAAGTCTTAATCTCCACCATTGATTACAACCCATACGTAGGACGAATCGGTATTGGTAAAATCGAACGTGGTATTCTTAATGTTGGTGATGAGACAATTATCGTCAACAAAGAAAATGATCAATCAAAAAAAGTACGGATTACCAAGCTCTTTACTTTTGACGGTTTGAAGCGTATTCCGGTTCAAACAACAACTGCCGGTGACATCATCGCCTTGGCAGGCATTGAAGATCTTCAAATCGGTGATACCGTTTGTGATCCGAGAGACCCAAGTCCATTGGATTTCGTCAAAATTTCAGAGCCAACTCTATCCATGGTATTCTCGGTCAACAACAGTCCCTTTGCCGGACGTGACGGTAAGTACGTTACTTCTCGACAAGTGCGTGACCGTTTGATGAAACAGTTGAACACGGATGTATCCCTACGAGTTGAGGAAACAGAAGCGACAGATGCTTTTAAAGTATTCGGTCGTGGTGAGCTTCATCTTTCTATTTTGATCGAAACCATGCGTCGTGAAGGTTACGAATTTATGATTTCAAAACCTCAGGTCGTAATCAAAGAAATCAATGGCAAAAAGCATGAACCGATTGAGCATGTTACGGTTGATTTACCGAATGAATATGCTGGATCTGTTATCGAACGATTGGGCCGCCGTAAGGGGGAACTAGTCAACCTGCTTCCCGTTGGCGACGATTACACCCGTTTGGAGTTCCAAATCCCAGCCCGCGGATTGATCGGTTACCGATCACAATTCATGACTGATACCAAAGGAACCGGCGTAATGAATTCCATCTTTGACGGCTATGAGCCATTCAAAGGAGAGATTCCACATCGTGATACCGGTTCATTAGTAGCTACAGAGCCAGGTGTTTCTGTGACCTATGCTTTGTACAACCTACAGGATCGCGGTGTTCTCTTTATTGGCGCTGGAGAAGATGTATACGAAGGAATGGTTGTTGGCCAGTCAAATCGCCCAGAAAACATTGAAGTCAATGTTTGCAAGCGTAAAAAATTGACAAGCGTTCGCTCGGTACAAGCCGATGAAAAACAAATTATGGTGCCCCCAGTGAAATTATCATTGGAAGGGGTTATGGAATATTTGGGTGATGACGAATTAATCGAAATCACACCAAAGGTATATCGCCTTCGTAAGAAATTCTTAAACCGCGATGAGCGAAAGAGAGCCAACAGATAA
- a CDS encoding acyl-[acyl-carrier-protein] thioesterase, whose translation MTARKANRGYLVHSYEVDAWNRVLPQAVLLYMQDLATLQSEECGVGIARLRDNRLGWMLYQMDYTLTKDFFAYDTIDLSTVSTAFDTLYAYRKFWFRNSEGQIIGEAKSKWVLFDFEKRKIAKKPDWLREAYGLTGDEKDKLSFSKIPTRFEPMHAHEIKVGYADIDINRHTNNARYLIWAIEGMSLEWIRKHRVRHVNVIFKCETRLGENIRIETKQEEKESIHRVKKEDGKLAAVLEIEWESVEKE comes from the coding sequence ATGACGGCAAGGAAAGCGAATAGGGGCTATCTGGTGCACTCCTATGAGGTGGATGCGTGGAACCGTGTATTACCACAGGCAGTTCTTCTATATATGCAGGATCTAGCAACCCTTCAAAGTGAGGAATGTGGCGTTGGCATTGCACGCTTGCGGGACAATCGATTGGGGTGGATGCTGTATCAAATGGATTATACCTTGACTAAAGATTTCTTTGCTTATGACACCATAGATCTTTCAACTGTATCAACAGCATTTGACACCTTGTATGCCTATCGGAAGTTTTGGTTTAGAAACAGTGAAGGTCAAATTATTGGTGAAGCAAAATCAAAATGGGTGCTTTTTGATTTTGAAAAAAGAAAAATCGCGAAAAAACCAGATTGGCTACGGGAAGCCTATGGGTTGACCGGTGATGAAAAGGACAAATTGTCTTTTTCAAAGATTCCGACACGGTTTGAACCCATGCATGCTCATGAAATAAAAGTGGGATATGCGGATATTGACATCAATCGTCATACGAACAACGCCAGATATTTAATTTGGGCGATTGAAGGGATGTCCTTAGAGTGGATTCGGAAACATCGAGTGAGGCATGTGAATGTTATTTTCAAATGTGAAACTCGTTTGGGAGAGAATATACGAATTGAAACAAAACAAGAGGAAAAAGAATCCATCCATAGAGTAAAGAAAGAGGATGGAAAATTGGCTGCCGTGTTAGAAATCGAATGGGAGTCGGTAGAGAAGGAATAA
- the urdA_4 gene encoding urocanate reductase, with protein MKRILSVLLILMMIMTLAGCSQGSTVEEAKTVESAIQEGTFTGNGEGKNGDIEVEVTIAGGVITEAKVLSSGDTEGISDAAITQVIAAVVANNSTNVEAVSGASLTSYGLLEAIRDALSKAGATEADFTTDMVIALEKATEEADQTYDVVIVGAGGAGLAAAVEASEAGANVVVIEKMPFIGGNTMVSGGGLNVPGSWAQTAVGVDDSIELYFEDTMKGGDNLANPSLVHILADNALNAAVWLKDDLGVGFMEDRLQQFGGHSVARAIIATGNHGTDLIEKLAARAQENGVTIKTEVKANELLIEDGRVVGIVAEAANGEAITFHAAKGVIMATGGFGSNMEMRMQYNPELDDRYMTTDQPGTTGDGIVMAQAVNAELIGMEYIQTYPMCNPVTGIISYVANTRFDGGILVNVEGERFVNEMDRRDVVSRGILAQTSASAYLLWGQEIETKGHMTEVHAQEFATLKDQGLLVEAATLEEAADAMGVNVEALTATVADYNQFVAGQVELEIAKKGALRPIAEGPFYLQRVVPSVHHTMGGLMINEEAQVINQDGEIVEGLFAAGEVTGGIHGSNRLGGNAVTDVIVFGRIAGRNVVK; from the coding sequence ATGAAGCGAATCTTATCTGTACTATTGATCCTAATGATGATTATGACCCTTGCGGGATGTTCGCAAGGATCGACAGTTGAAGAAGCGAAAACAGTCGAATCAGCCATTCAAGAGGGAACCTTTACCGGAAACGGGGAAGGAAAAAATGGAGATATTGAGGTGGAGGTAACCATTGCAGGTGGTGTGATCACTGAGGCGAAGGTATTGTCTAGCGGCGATACAGAAGGAATCTCGGATGCTGCGATTACACAAGTTATTGCGGCGGTTGTAGCAAACAACTCCACGAATGTGGAAGCGGTCAGCGGCGCGAGCCTGACAAGTTATGGTTTGTTGGAAGCCATTCGAGATGCTCTTTCTAAAGCGGGCGCAACGGAAGCTGATTTTACAACAGACATGGTAATTGCTTTGGAAAAGGCAACAGAAGAAGCGGATCAAACTTATGATGTTGTGATCGTTGGTGCCGGTGGAGCTGGACTTGCAGCGGCTGTGGAAGCTTCTGAAGCCGGAGCCAATGTTGTTGTAATAGAAAAAATGCCATTTATCGGTGGAAATACTATGGTTTCTGGTGGTGGTTTGAATGTGCCGGGCAGCTGGGCACAGACGGCTGTTGGCGTAGACGACAGCATTGAATTATACTTCGAGGACACCATGAAGGGTGGAGACAATCTGGCTAATCCAAGTCTGGTTCATATTTTAGCTGACAACGCATTAAATGCAGCAGTATGGTTGAAAGATGATTTGGGTGTTGGATTTATGGAAGATCGTCTGCAACAATTTGGCGGACACTCTGTGGCTCGTGCCATTATTGCCACAGGTAATCATGGTACTGACTTGATTGAAAAACTAGCAGCACGCGCTCAAGAAAATGGCGTGACGATCAAAACGGAAGTCAAGGCGAATGAATTGTTGATTGAAGACGGACGCGTTGTGGGTATTGTAGCTGAAGCGGCCAATGGTGAGGCAATTACTTTCCACGCTGCCAAAGGTGTTATTATGGCGACCGGCGGTTTTGGATCAAATATGGAAATGAGAATGCAATACAATCCAGAATTGGATGATCGTTATATGACAACGGATCAACCGGGAACGACGGGTGATGGGATTGTAATGGCCCAAGCGGTCAACGCAGAATTGATTGGCATGGAGTATATTCAAACCTACCCTATGTGCAATCCGGTAACGGGTATTATCTCTTATGTTGCCAACACACGTTTTGACGGCGGAATCCTAGTCAATGTAGAAGGGGAACGCTTTGTCAACGAAATGGATCGTAGAGATGTGGTTTCACGCGGAATTTTGGCCCAAACTTCAGCGAGTGCCTATCTTCTTTGGGGACAAGAAATTGAGACGAAAGGCCATATGACTGAGGTTCATGCGCAAGAGTTTGCGACATTGAAGGATCAGGGTTTGTTGGTGGAAGCGGCGACTCTAGAAGAAGCGGCGGATGCCATGGGTGTTAATGTAGAAGCACTGACAGCAACTGTAGCCGACTACAATCAATTTGTTGCAGGCCAAGTTGAGCTTGAGATTGCCAAGAAGGGTGCTCTTCGTCCGATCGCAGAGGGACCATTCTATTTGCAACGCGTGGTGCCATCGGTACATCACACCATGGGCGGCTTGATGATTAATGAAGAAGCACAAGTGATCAATCAAGACGGTGAAATTGTAGAGGGATTATTTGCAGCTGGTGAAGTAACTGGCGGGATTCATGGAAGCAACCGTCTAGGTGGTAATGCGGTGACAGACGTCATTGTCTTCGGTCGAATAGCCGGTCGAAATGTTGTAAAATAA
- a CDS encoding HAD family hydrolase has translation MKYTTILFDLDGTLTDPKIGITSAVQYALKHYGIHVNDLDLLEPFIGPPLTDSFQEFYGFTEKDSLEAIEVYREYFRDKGLYENEVYLGIPEMLNRLHAAGHTLLVATSKPTEYAKRILVHFDLDQYFSFVGGSTFDGSRSLKADVIAHVHDDYGFDPASTVMIGDRKHDLIGAKEFGLPAIGVSYGYGSVEELQKERPLAIVSTVAELLQILSQ, from the coding sequence ATGAAATATACAACTATTCTTTTTGATTTAGACGGTACCTTAACCGATCCCAAAATTGGCATTACCAGCGCAGTACAATACGCACTTAAGCATTACGGCATCCATGTTAATGATCTTGATCTCTTGGAGCCCTTTATCGGTCCTCCATTAACAGATTCATTTCAGGAGTTCTATGGTTTCACCGAAAAAGATTCACTTGAAGCCATTGAAGTCTACCGCGAATACTTCCGTGACAAAGGTCTTTATGAAAACGAGGTCTATCTAGGTATTCCAGAAATGCTCAACCGCCTGCATGCAGCAGGACATACCCTACTTGTAGCGACGTCAAAACCCACAGAATATGCCAAACGTATCTTAGTCCATTTTGATTTGGACCAATACTTTTCATTTGTCGGTGGCAGCACCTTTGATGGGTCCAGGTCTCTAAAAGCAGATGTCATCGCCCACGTTCATGATGATTACGGATTTGATCCCGCATCTACCGTTATGATCGGCGATCGAAAACACGACCTAATCGGCGCAAAAGAATTCGGATTGCCTGCCATTGGCGTTAGCTACGGTTATGGTTCAGTCGAGGAATTACAGAAAGAAAGACCGCTGGCTATCGTCAGTACTGTAGCTGAACTGCTTCAAATCTTATCTCAATAG
- a CDS encoding response regulator transcription factor, producing the protein MIRIFLADDEPKILRGLTRQIENLGLDVQIVGTGENGEIALQELKRLRADLAFIDINMPKRNGIELIQDIKTLQLRTELVIVSGYEEFEYAQKAMRLGVSDYLLKPVEEEELRRVIVTCQAAKRSDTSLYSPFITRVMRYLQVHYQDDELDLTQVALEFELSPNYLSNLLRKETGGGFVEALNCIRIDAAKEMMKASREIKIYEVAEACGYKSQHYFSRIFKRMTGLAPKAFQLEVE; encoded by the coding sequence ATGATTCGAATCTTCTTGGCGGATGATGAACCAAAAATTTTGCGTGGATTGACGCGGCAAATAGAAAACCTTGGTTTGGATGTACAGATTGTCGGAACCGGGGAAAATGGAGAAATTGCTCTACAAGAGTTGAAACGCTTGCGTGCAGACCTTGCCTTTATCGATATAAATATGCCCAAGCGTAATGGAATTGAATTGATTCAAGATATTAAAACCCTGCAGCTGCGGACTGAGTTGGTGATTGTTTCTGGCTACGAGGAATTCGAGTATGCGCAAAAGGCTATGCGTCTTGGGGTGTCAGATTATCTCTTAAAGCCAGTTGAGGAGGAAGAGTTACGTCGGGTGATTGTGACCTGTCAAGCAGCGAAAAGGTCGGATACGAGCCTGTATTCGCCCTTCATTACGCGTGTGATGAGATATTTGCAGGTGCACTATCAAGATGATGAGCTGGACTTAACGCAAGTGGCCCTTGAGTTTGAACTAAGTCCCAATTATCTCAGCAACCTTTTGCGGAAAGAAACTGGCGGTGGATTTGTGGAAGCTTTGAATTGTATTCGTATTGATGCGGCCAAAGAAATGATGAAAGCAAGCCGCGAGATTAAGATCTATGAAGTGGCGGAAGCCTGCGGCTATAAAAGCCAGCACTATTTCAGCCGAATTTTTAAACGGATGACTGGGCTGGCACCAAAAGCATTTCAATTAGAGGTAGAATAA
- a CDS encoding HAD family phosphatase: MKKRIRGMIFDFGGVLGLPQKDEARNGMMVAVGIDEASFFQSYFDMRIEYDRGTISRREYWTEVLARVGIVISEEIFETLIVVDEESWVSENCQMIDFIGRNRDRMEKLGILSNMPRDFVPSIIRQFDWISWFDYSLWSCDVHMVKPEQEIYLRTAEELGLSVADCLFIDDSMINVEGARAVGMEAIHYVNFESFLEEFKANYRLE; encoded by the coding sequence ATGAAAAAACGGATTCGAGGAATGATTTTTGATTTTGGTGGCGTTTTGGGACTTCCTCAAAAGGATGAAGCGCGAAATGGTATGATGGTTGCCGTTGGAATCGATGAAGCCTCTTTTTTTCAGAGTTATTTCGATATGAGAATTGAATATGACCGAGGAACCATTTCTCGGAGAGAATATTGGACTGAAGTTTTGGCGAGAGTGGGAATTGTGATCTCTGAAGAAATCTTTGAAACCCTGATTGTTGTTGATGAAGAAAGCTGGGTTTCGGAAAACTGCCAAATGATTGATTTTATAGGAAGGAATCGAGACAGGATGGAAAAATTGGGAATCTTGTCTAATATGCCGAGAGATTTTGTTCCGTCGATTATAAGACAGTTCGATTGGATCAGCTGGTTTGATTATAGCTTGTGGTCTTGTGACGTTCACATGGTGAAACCAGAACAGGAAATCTATTTGAGGACAGCTGAGGAACTGGGTTTGTCTGTGGCGGATTGCCTATTTATCGATGATTCCATGATCAATGTAGAAGGGGCCAGAGCTGTTGGGATGGAAGCGATTCACTATGTTAATTTTGAATCTTTTTTAGAAGAGTTTAAAGCAAATTATCGATTGGAGTAA